The genomic window TGATCATCGTTACCCACGAGGACGAAATCGCAGACCACGCCAAACGCCGGATCGAGTTTCGCGATGGCAAGGTGGTCGAAGACCGTGCGGTTGAGGGTCGCACAATTGCTCGCGCGACAACTCAGGCGGAGAGCGCGTGATGGACAAATGGATCGCCAGCTGGAGCGTCAATATCGCCATCGCCTTCACAGCGCTGCGCACCAATCTGATGCGTTCGATCCTTACCATGTTGGGCGTTTTGATTGGCGTCTTTGCCGTCACTCTTGCGGTCGCTGTGGGCAATGGCGCGCAAGTTTCCGTGATGCAGTCGATCAACAGTTTTGGCTCAAACATGGCGATCATCGTGCCCGAGCCAGACAACGAGGGCGGGCGGCGTTCATTCGACCGTGGCCGTCTGACGAGCCGCGATCTGCGCGCGATTGAACGCGAGGTGCCCGGTGTCATCGCGACCGCCCCGCAACTTCGCTCCACGCTCGATCTGGTCACATCGGGCGCAAACGCTTCGACCAGTGCGACCGGCAGCACGCCAGGCTTTGGTTCGATCACCAATCACCCCGCCGATCAGGGGCGATACATCACTGAGGCCGACGTGCGCTCTGCGGCAAGGGTGCTGGTGCTTGGTCGCACCACGGCGGAGACATTGTTCGGCGAATTTGATCCCGTGGGCGAAACCGTTCGGGTCGATGGAGTCCCGTTTCAGGTGATTGGCCTTCTTGAAGAGAAGGGCTCCACCTTTGGAACGGATAACGACGACACTGTGGTCATGCCAATTTCGACCATGCGCCAGCGCTTTGTCGGGGACACTCTGCCGGGGCCCGATGATCTGCAACTTGCTTTTGTTGGGTTCGAGGAAGGCGCATCACTGGTCCA from Erythrobacter sp. SCSIO 43205 includes these protein-coding regions:
- a CDS encoding ABC transporter permease; translation: MDKWIASWSVNIAIAFTALRTNLMRSILTMLGVLIGVFAVTLAVAVGNGAQVSVMQSINSFGSNMAIIVPEPDNEGGRRSFDRGRLTSRDLRAIEREVPGVIATAPQLRSTLDLVTSGANASTSATGSTPGFGSITNHPADQGRYITEADVRSAARVLVLGRTTAETLFGEFDPVGETVRVDGVPFQVIGLLEEKGSTFGTDNDDTVVMPISTMRQRFVGDTLPGPDDLQLAFVGFEEGASLVQGKIDITNVLKDRYRVRDGDINPFRVRTTQEFMEESQFITGILQAVLVAIASISLLVGGIGIMNIMLVSVTERTREIGLRMALGAKRSDIRNQFLVEAAVLCVLGGAVGLALAWLAGTALTAYADFPVPIGLGVAIGSLIFSAVIGLVFGGYPAVRASRLSPIEALRTE